In Bdellovibrionales bacterium, the following proteins share a genomic window:
- a CDS encoding phytanoyl-CoA dioxygenase family protein, translating into MFVPFRSVVFAATPLEKPAPTKSAARCSDLLSRRQSGEGVPEVAIAHEFSTRADPVVPELILPHLSQYSIPNRDNTGTHPLRVIDPAVFEPTDKQGLVRFFRDNGYVVVDHVSQAENRNAVVELMDKVAEAVPQARRLGFMDLYHDDALAQMRQNQSLYQVFADIFGREELWVVFDRVMYWNSNEGEKPLPPHVDQNPIQHPGFFNVQAMLALRDMNEGTGTLALVPKSHLCFQEYSQWTKPNAGFVEYQGTEALPFVALRLREGQIVIWDSRTTHSRFRGNPSGTRYAALLTFTPAQNDPILVDLRLKYYREGIGWNNHDAGLRATASPRHELSLRHSEEKLTMLGRKLYGLDSWFGDE; encoded by the coding sequence ATGTTTGTTCCTTTTCGTTCAGTCGTGTTCGCTGCTACTCCTCTTGAGAAACCTGCTCCGACCAAATCTGCCGCAAGATGCAGTGATCTTCTTTCTAGGAGACAGTCTGGCGAGGGAGTCCCTGAAGTAGCGATAGCGCACGAGTTTTCAACTAGGGCGGATCCCGTCGTGCCAGAACTTATATTGCCCCACCTGTCCCAATATTCGATTCCCAATCGAGATAATACTGGCACTCATCCGCTTCGCGTGATCGACCCTGCAGTGTTTGAGCCGACCGACAAACAAGGCTTAGTCCGCTTTTTCAGAGACAATGGATACGTCGTTGTGGACCATGTTTCGCAAGCCGAAAATCGCAACGCGGTCGTTGAGCTTATGGATAAAGTCGCAGAGGCTGTTCCTCAAGCGCGTCGGCTTGGCTTCATGGACCTTTATCATGATGATGCATTGGCTCAAATGCGTCAAAATCAATCTTTGTATCAAGTTTTCGCTGATATTTTTGGGAGAGAAGAGCTCTGGGTCGTTTTTGACAGAGTGATGTATTGGAACTCGAACGAAGGCGAAAAGCCGCTTCCCCCGCACGTGGACCAGAATCCAATTCAGCACCCTGGATTTTTCAATGTTCAAGCAATGCTCGCATTGCGCGATATGAATGAGGGCACCGGCACATTGGCTTTGGTGCCTAAGTCCCATCTTTGCTTTCAAGAATATAGTCAGTGGACCAAACCCAATGCTGGGTTTGTAGAATATCAGGGAACAGAGGCGCTGCCTTTTGTTGCGCTGAGACTGAGAGAAGGGCAGATCGTTATCTGGGATTCTCGGACAACTCACAGCCGATTTCGAGGGAACCCAAGTGGAACTCGATATGCGGCTCTATTGACCTTTACTCCGGCACAGAATGATCCAATCCTCGTGGATCTGAGGCTCAAATATTACCGCGAAGGGATTGGTTGGAACAATCACGATGCAGGGCTTCGAGCGACAGCCAGTCCTCGCCATGAACTCAGCCTTCGACACAGTGAGGAAAAACTGACTATGCTTGGACGCAAGCTCTACGGTTTAGACAGTTGGTTTGGCGATGAATAA
- the glpK gene encoding glycerol kinase GlpK: MSTQYILSIDQGTTGTTVSIIGQDGKCLAKTNEEFEQIYPRPGWVEHDPEAIWLSVVSSIRKTLELAKISGQKIAGIGITNQRETAVIWDRKTQKPIYNAIVWQCRRTTASCEKLKKNGKAKLIQGKTGLVVDPYFSASKFRWILDEVSQARKRASLGQLAGGTIDSFLLWRLSSGQSHCTDVSNASRTQLMNIHKGSWDTELLKLFSIPDAILPQISPSSGIFGYTKNCPGLPDGIPISGIAGDQQAALFGQTCFTPGEAKCTFGTGSFLLMNTGDKAIRSKSGILTTVAWQLKGQKKLTYALEGGAFICGAAVQWLRDGLEFIENSREVEILASQVESSDGVEFVPALTGLGAPYWDPRARGLISGLTRGTKRAHLARATLESMALQNVDILLAMEKDLGRRLKGLRVDGGASANNLLMQLQADYLGSVILRPSLIETTAAGAAFLAGLGIGFWSDLNEIKAAWKADQEFTPSLTKKQRSKRLSHWHEAVGRAMYHSES, from the coding sequence ATGTCAACACAGTACATTTTGTCCATCGATCAAGGAACAACCGGCACAACTGTAAGTATTATAGGTCAGGACGGGAAGTGTCTTGCAAAAACCAACGAGGAATTTGAGCAGATTTATCCTAGGCCGGGTTGGGTCGAGCACGATCCCGAGGCAATATGGCTCTCAGTGGTTTCAAGTATTCGCAAAACATTGGAATTGGCCAAGATTTCAGGGCAGAAAATCGCCGGAATTGGAATAACCAATCAGCGAGAGACGGCGGTGATCTGGGATCGAAAAACTCAGAAACCAATATATAACGCCATTGTCTGGCAATGTCGCAGGACCACAGCATCTTGCGAAAAACTTAAGAAGAACGGAAAAGCCAAGCTTATTCAAGGTAAAACAGGCTTGGTTGTTGATCCCTATTTTTCAGCATCAAAATTTCGCTGGATTTTAGATGAAGTCAGTCAGGCTCGGAAGCGCGCAAGCTTGGGCCAACTTGCAGGGGGAACGATTGATTCGTTTCTTTTGTGGCGTCTCAGTTCCGGACAATCCCATTGCACGGATGTTTCCAATGCTTCTCGAACTCAACTGATGAATATTCACAAAGGAAGTTGGGATACCGAATTGCTGAAACTTTTCTCTATTCCTGATGCCATTTTGCCTCAAATCTCTCCCTCGTCTGGAATTTTTGGCTACACAAAAAATTGTCCAGGACTTCCCGACGGGATTCCGATCTCGGGAATTGCCGGCGACCAACAAGCAGCCTTATTTGGCCAGACCTGTTTTACTCCGGGTGAAGCCAAATGCACCTTTGGCACGGGCAGTTTTCTTTTAATGAACACCGGAGATAAAGCTATCAGGTCCAAATCTGGAATTTTGACGACCGTGGCCTGGCAGTTAAAGGGCCAAAAGAAGCTCACCTATGCTCTTGAGGGTGGAGCTTTTATTTGTGGAGCAGCGGTGCAGTGGTTGAGAGACGGTCTTGAGTTTATCGAGAATAGTCGTGAAGTTGAAATTTTGGCAAGCCAAGTGGAAAGTTCCGATGGAGTTGAGTTTGTCCCTGCTCTGACTGGACTTGGAGCTCCGTACTGGGATCCTCGTGCCAGAGGTCTTATTTCGGGACTCACTCGTGGAACAAAGCGAGCACATTTGGCTCGAGCAACTCTGGAATCAATGGCCCTCCAAAATGTCGATATTTTATTAGCCATGGAGAAGGATCTTGGTCGTCGCCTCAAAGGTCTTCGGGTTGATGGGGGAGCAAGCGCTAATAATCTTCTGATGCAATTGCAGGCAGATTATTTAGGTAGCGTCATTTTACGTCCCAGCCTGATTGAGACAACGGCGGCTGGTGCTGCTTTTTTGGCAGGTCTGGGAATTGGTTTTTGGAGTGATTTGAATGAAATAAAAGCGGCTTGGAAAGCGGATCAGGAATTTACCCCCAGCCTCACCAAGAAGCAAAGATCCAAGCGCTTGTCTCATTGGCATGAGGCCGTTGGTCGGGCCATGTACCATTCGGAATCTTGA